The genomic window ACATACTGAAGCATATTCAGGACACCGGAGACTTCTTCAAATCGAAACTTCAGGAGTTGGCGACGCACCACGACTGCATCATCGACGTTCGCGGCATGGGCTTGATGCTTGGCATCGAATTGAATTCCGCCGAGTTGGCCAAGCAGGTGGCCGCACAGATGATGGAGCGCCGCATCATCATCAACCGCACCAGCGAGACCGTGCTTCGCTTCCTGCCACCGTTCATTCTGGAGCGGAAGCATGTTGAGATTGCCGTCAACGCGCTCGACGAAATCCTGAAAGATCTTGCAGCAGCATACGCCGGGACCGCACCGGCAGGAGAAAAAGCCCATGGGTAGCAAAACCGTCGTCATGAACCCAAAGCCCGCAGAGGGCGAAGAGATTTCCCCGCGCAAGCCGACAGCAACTCTAGGCATCCAGTCCGACACTGCTTTCGGTGAAGCAAGTAAGCGGCTCAGCGGACGCGATCTCTGCTCCATCGCCGACCTGACCGTGCAGGAGATGGCAGCCATCATGGAGCTTGCCCACGCAGTCAAGGCCAATCCCGAAGACTTCCGGCACGCGCTCGACGCCCGTCAGATGGTGATGTTCTTTGAGAAGGCCTCTCTGCGGACACGCGTGACCTTTGAGGCCGCAATCAATACCCTTGGCGGAAACGCCATCTTCGTCGATCAGACGCAGTCCCCTCTCGGCGAGCGTGAGTCTCTCTCAGACATGGCCCGCAACCTCGAGCGCTGGATGAACATCATCGTGCTCCGCACCTACGCGCACGACACTATCACCGAGATGGCCGCCTGCTCCAAGGTCCCCGTCATCAATGCGCTGTCCGACCTCGAGCACCCCTGTCAGGCCATCGCCGATTTCTTCACGCTCGAAGAGCGCTTCGGCTCGGCACAGGGACTTCGTTTTGCCTACGTTGGCGACGGCAACAATGTCTGCCACTCACTGATGCTCACCGCGGCCCAACTCGGCGCACACTGCATCGTGGCATCGCCAAAGGGCTTTGCACCCAAGCTCGAGATCATTCACAAGGCCATCGAGATCAGCGAATCGACCGGCGGGAGCATTACGCTGATGCACGATCCCATCAAGGCGGCCACTGGTGCCGATGCAATCTATACCGATGTCTGCACCAGCATGGGCTTCGAGCACGAAGCCACCAAGCGCGCCCCGATCTTCAAGCCCTATCAAGTCAACGAAGAGCTAATGTCCCACGCGCAGCCCGATGCGGTCTTCATGCACTGCCTGCCAGCGCATCGCAACGCCGAAGTAACGGATGCCGTGCTCGACGGCCCACAGTCGGTCGTCTTCGATCAGGCGGAGAACCGCATGCACGCGCAAAAAGCGCTTCTGCTGATGTTGCTCGGCGGAGCCAAGCGGACTGCCAGCAGCCGCAACCGTTCGACTCAGCCTCGCAAACGCTCTTAATCATTCACGCTCACCCATTGAGGTCCGCATCAATATGTCCGTAATTCTCGAATCCCTGCCCGTCGGCCAGAAGGTGGGTATCGCCTTCTCCGGCGGCCTGGACACCAGCGCCGCGCTCCACTGGATGAAACAGAAGGGCGCTCTGCCTTACGCCTACACCGCCAACCTCGGCCAGCCCGACGAAGCCGACTACGACGAGATCCCGCGCAAGGCGCTCGAGTACGGCGCGGAGAAGGCTCGCCTCATCGACTGCCGCGGCCCGCTCGTGCGCGAAGGCATCGCCGCGCTCCAGTCCGGCGCGTTTCACATCACCACGGCGGGCGTCACCTACTTCAACACTACCCCCATCGGCCGGGCCGTCACCGGCACCATGTTGGTGACGGCGATGAAGGAAAACGACGTCAACATCTGGGGCGACGGCTCTACCTTCAAAGGCAACGACATCGAGCGCTTCTATCGTTACGGCCTGCTCGTCAACCCCGACCTCAAGGTCTACAAGCCCTGGCTCGATGCAGCCTTCATCGACGAGTTGGGTGGCCGCGCTGAGATGTCGGCCTTCATGCAGAAGTCCGGCTTCGCCTACAAGATGTCGTCCGAGAAGGCCTACTCCACCGACTCCAACATCCTCGGCGGCACGCACGAAGCCAAGGACCTCGAACACCTCTCGACCAGCATGAAGATCGTCGCCCCCATCATGGGCGTCGCCTTCTGGCGCGACGATGTCGAGATCAAGCGCGAAGAGATTACTGTCCGCTTTGAAGAAGGCTTCCCCGTCGCCCTCAACGGCAAGGACTATACAGACCCCGTTGCCCTGATGCTCGAAGCCAACGCCATCGGCGGCCGCCACGGCCTCGGCATGAGCGATCAGATCGAGAACCGCATCATCGAGGCCAAGAGCCGCGGCATCTACGAAGCCCCCGGCCTCGCCCTGCTCTTCATCGCCTACGAGCGCCTCATCACCGGCATCCACAACGAGGACACTATCGAGCAGTACCGCGACAACGGCCGCAAACTTGGTCGCCTGCTCTACCAGGGCCGCTGGTTCGATCCCCAGGCCATCATGCTGCGCGAGGCCGCCCAGCGCTGGGTCGCCAAGCCCGTCACCGGCGAGGTCACGCTCGAACTGCGCCGCGGCAACGACTACTCGATCCTGAACACCGACTCGCCCAACCTCACCTTCCACCCCGAGCGCCTCAGCATGGAGAAGACAGAATCCACCTTCTCCCCGCGCGACCGCATCGGCCAGCTCACCATGCGCAACCTCGACATCACCGACACCCGCGCCAAGCTGATGACCTACGCCAAGAGCGGCCTCATCACCCTAAGCAAAGGATCGGAGATGCCGCAACTAAACAGCAGCAACGACAAGGAGTAGTAGCGGATCGAACTTAACAATGGATATGCCAGAAGATCAATACGCTCTCTATGCTGAATTCGGTATAACCGCCGAAAAGGCACAGGTATTGGAGACTGAGGCCGGAAATGTGGCTCTCTCATACGTCACGCTTTTCGTAAACACCGATGAAATCACGCCTGAATTGACGGAGATATTTCGCAGCGTTAATGATGACGTGAATCGAAAGACACTAGGGGCACTCCTGAAGCACCTAAAGACACGACTAAATTTCGACGACAGTATCACAAACGTCATAGATGAAGCACTTAAACAGAGGAACTACCTTACTCACCACTTTTTTCGAACACATAATTTCGCATTATTCAGCGAAGATGGCCGAAAACTGATGCTTGCTGAACTAAAAGAAATTCAACCCATACTCGACAAGGCCCACACAACCCTACATCTCATATGTCAAATATTAGAACAAATAGCAGGCCGGGAAGGCCTCTCTAATGAACAAGCCTTACATTTTCAAAACAGTGGAAAGAAAGTCAATATCTAGATTGTCTTGGGAATGCATTGCTGAAAGGGGAATACCGTGAATTATCTTGCCGTCCTTTTCTTCCTGTCTGCCACTATCCTCAGTTTCGGACAAGCTCCTGCGCCCGACGGAACAAAAGGAATTCCCATCACCTTCCATGCCACATCGGTTCGCCAAGAAGACTCCACCAATTGTGATCCGGACAAATGCAGTACGAAAAAATTTACGATTGAGGGTTATACAGACGGTGCGCACAAAAATAGTCGAGTCTCATATGTGTTGACCTGCGACGAAACAGTGGCATACAAACCCACTCCGCACGTTGCTATGGCTTGCGCCAGAGTCCATGCAAATGATGACTATGCTGCAAAAATATTTAGCGATTCGATTAGCTTCTGGCCTGCCGAAAAATACACTCCACCACCATATCGAGCTCTTTTTACTATCTTGTCTGAAACGGAAGTCAGCAAGCCTAACAAGTAAGGAATTTCTATCTGTCCGCGAAAGCCTTTGCTTTTGGATCTATAGAACCGAGGAAAGATGGCTAATACCCAGCAACCCGCAAAGATGTGGTCCGGCCGCTTCCGCGAGCCCCTCAACAAGACCTTCGAAGAGTGGCAGCGCAGCTTCCCTTTCGACTGGCGTCTCCTCCCGCAAGAGGTCGCCGCCTCGAAGGCGCACGCCCGCGCCATCGCCGCCGCCGGCATCCTCACCGACGCCGAACTGGCCACCATGCTCGACGGCCTCGACCAAGTCCTCGCCCAAACCACCCTCATCCCCGCCGTTGTCGCCTCCGCGCCCGAAGCCGAGGACATCCACCACTTCACCGAGCTGCAACTAACCAAGATCATCGGCAATCTCGCCCTCAAGCTCCACACCGGCCGCAGCCGCAACGAGCAGATCGCCACCGACATGCGCCTCTTCGTGCGCGACGCCATCGACGCCACCCTCCTCGGCCTCCGCAACTGGCGCGAAGCTCTCATCACCCTCGCCGAAGCCGCAGACGAGCACGTCATGCCCAGCTACACCCACCTCCAGCGCGCCGAGCCGGTCCTCGTCGCCCACTGGCTGCTCACCTATGTCAGCCAACTCGAGCGCGACTCCAGCCGCCTCGTCGACGCTCGCAAGCGCATGAATCTCTGCCCCCTCGGCTCCGGGGCCATCGCCGGAGCCACCCTTGCGCTCGACCGCACCATCGCCGCAAAGGCACTGGGTTTCGACGCCCCCACTCCGAACAGCATGGACGCCACAAGCGACCGCGACTTCGCCCTCGAGTTCACGCAAGCGCTCTCCATCTTTGGCCTGCACGCCTCCCGCTTCGCCGAGGAGCTTACGCTTTTCTCCACTGCGGAGTTCGGCTTTCTCGACCTTCCTGAAGCCTTTTCGACTGGATCGAGCGCCATGCCGCAGAAGAAGAACCCCGACCTCACCGAGCTGGTCCGCGGCAAATCCGGCCGTCTCTTCGGCGCGGCTGCGACGCTGTCCATGCTCATCAAGGGCCTGCCGCTCGCCTATAACAAGGACCTTCAGGAGGGGCAGGAGCCGGTCTTCGACGCAGCGGACACGGCGCTTGGAATCCTCCAGGTACTTCCTGCCTTTACCAGCTCACTCAAGTTCCGCCAAGACCGCATGAAAGCGGCGGCAACCACCGGCTACCTCAACGCGATGGCCGCCGCCACCTATCTCTCGAACAAGGGAGTTCCCTTCCGCAAGGCCCACGAGAAGATCGGCAACGCCGTCCGCCTGGGCCTCGAGACAGGCCGTGAGCTTGGCGAGCTTACGCTCGAAGAACTGAGGCAGTTCGGACCAGAGTTCAGCGAAGATTTCTACGCATCAATTACTCTAGAAGCAACGCTGGACTGCCACGATGTCGTTGGCGGCACAGCCCGGCACCAAGTCAAACAAGCTCTTGTGGAAGCTCGCAAGCGGCTTGAAACCGAGGCTGGAAAGGTTTAAGACGGCTGTTATGTCAGTGTTTAGCTCACTGTCGCCAGTAAGTGAATCGACTGCATCGTCGCGCCCTCGCGTGGGCGGCGCTACCGTGCGGACGGCGAAGTTGCAGGACGCCGTGAACATCTTCGATCTGGTCAACTCTCTCTCCGGCGACGGCACGCTGCTGCGCCGGAACTACTCCGAGATCTGCGAGAACGTCAGGGACTTCAAAGTCGCTGAATCCGAGAGCGGCGTCTTCCTGGGCTGCGGTGCGCTGCATCTCTATGGGCCGCATCTGGCCGAGGTTCGTTCCATCGTGGTGAAGCCCGAGGCCAAGGGACAGGGCGCCGGCGGCAAGCTGCTGCGCGCGCTGCTCGAAGAGGCGGAGAGCCAGGGCGTAAGCGGCGTCAGCCTGTTCACGCGAATCCCGGACTTCTTCTTTCACTTCGGGTTCAGAGTAGTGGACCGCACCGCTCTGCCGGACAAGATCTACAAAGACTGCCAGAACTGCCCACGCCTGTACGCCTGCGACGAAGTGGCGATGGTTCGCGGCTCGCTGCCGAAGATCGCCGTGCTTGGGCCAAGCAAGTTCGACCAGCCTGAACTGGTGAAGTTGCAGGCTGGCACGATTACTTCCAATTCCGGGCAGTAAGACTCTTCAAACGGAAAATTTTCTATTGTTGTATCTGTGTGCCGGGATTCACATACGCAGGTGCGTGAAGTTTCGTCTTGGGCAGCTTGGTGGAGACCTTGAGCTGCACCAGACCTTTGCCACCAGGAGCCACGAAGCTCGCGATGTAAGTCTCAGAGATAGCCTGCTGGAACTGCTTGAGGTACGGCTCCATGGAGACGGGATTGCCGTTGCCCTGGTAGTAGGCCGTCCCTCCCGTGCCCTCCGCTATCTGGGCGAGGTAGCTTTGACCACTGAAGCTGGCGCGGCCTCCACGCATGCCTGCGTCAGAGTAGTACATGGAGTAGACGGCAACGCCGGCGCGCTGGGCATCCTTAACGGCGGAGTCGACGTAGGGGCTGTTCTGGTTCATGATGCTGGTGCTGCCGTTGTAGGGATCGACGCCGTTGGTAATCATGAGCACGAACCGGGCCTTCGGAGCTGAACCGGAGCTTGTGTTCTCAGGCCATCTCTTCACGAAGTCGGAGAGGCAGAAGTAAGGGCTGGCGCTGAGGCCGGGAGAGCCCATGGGAATGCGCAGATCTTTGGCGGCGGCATCGAGATTGGTCGTGAAACCCTGGCCGGTAATAACCCGGCCGTTCTGCATGTATCCCACAAAGGCTTCGGTTCCGGGACGGAGGCCTTTGATGAAGTCGCGCAGCGCAGGAAGTTCGCGGCTCATGCTCATACGAAGACCGTCATCGATGAGGATGGCGACCTGAGCTCCGGAAGCTTCGACCGGCGTGAGATTGGTGAGCTCAGTCGTGCGATTATTGACCTTGATGGTGACATCGGGGATGGTCGGGGTGACGGGACTTTTCGAATCGACAGCTATCAGAGCCTGCGTCGGGGTGGGACCTTCCTGCTGGGCTTGTACTGCAAAGGTAGTGGCAGTCAGGAGAGTCAGGGCCAGAAGATAGCGGTTCATTTGTGTTTCCCTTCCAATCGTTAGACGGGTGAGCTGAGGATATTGCAACTAGGTCGAACGACTTATCTTAGAGGCTTCAGCGCTCTTTCTGTGATGCGAATGTTCCGTTTTTTGGAATATCCCGCGTGGCATCTCCTCCTCAATATCTCGCTGCAACCACGCGGCGCGGCTTTGCCCAATCTAACATACTGAATAAATTAGAGTTATAGCGATCTGCGAGAAATTTCCAACAGCCAAATCATTTTATTTTCGTTCGGCGAATTCAATATATTCTTATATAGGTATATATTGAATTCGTGCCACAAGCTGAACCACAACGATGTCTTCAGCGTTATGGCTCAGCCGTCACCCAAAAGGAGAAAGAAGCAATGTCACTCGCGGAATCCCTCTTTACTGAATTTGAAACACAGGCACCGATCACCCGTATGTTTCTTGAGCGTTTACCGGAGAACAAGTTGACCTGGAAGCCGCATGAGCGGTCCATGACGGCCGGGCAACTCGCCCTGCATCTCGCGCGTGTGCCGGAAGGCGTTGTCCGGGGCGTTCAGCAGAACCCGGCGCAGGCTCCCGATTTCAACACCGTGCCAGAGCCACGCGACCTTCAGGAGATCCTCCAGGCATTCGAGCAGAGCATCGTCACGGTCCAAAGTGTATTGCTGCAGTTCGACGATGACAGCATGAGAGAGACGTGGCGTCTGATGCACGGCGATCAGGAACTTATCGCTATGCCCAGAGCACAATTCCTGCGGGAGATCATGCTGAATCACTGGTATCAGCATCGCGGCCAGTTCAGCGTTTATCTTCGTATGCTCAACGTTGCGGTTCCGGCAAGCTGGGGACCGAGCGCCGACGAAACAGACCCGGCCCAGGGCTTTCGCTGGGTGCAACGGCTCGAACCAGTCGCCGGGTGAGCTTCTTCCCTGCAATAAACGGCCTTTGGGTTCAGTCACCCAAAGGCCGTTTATTTTTGCTTGTTCGCGACGGTTAGTTGCCGCCGATCCTGATCTTGAGGCCGCTGCGGAAGGTGAAGGGCAGGCTTGGATAACCGATCGGCCCAATGTGCTGCTGGCTGAGGAGGTTGTCCAACTGGGTGAAGACCGTGACGTGGTTCGTAACAGCGTAGAGAAAGTTGGCGTCGAGCTTGGCGTAGCCATAGTCGAGGTTGTGGTTGGGAAGCAGGAGCGTGTTGTCTCCGTTGATGTCGGAGTAGGAGAGGAAGGTTGAATCGTCGGAACGGCCTGAGAATGCCCCTTTGAGCGCCGCGCTGAAATGGGACGTGGTGTACTGGGCGGTCATGAAGCCGGTATGGGGGGGACGACGGAACGGATGTGCCCCGACGAGCGGGTAGCTGGAGCCGATGGGAATGCCGGGGAGGTTGGGGTTCTCGGCCGAGGTGCCGTTATAGGCAGCGTCGGTGGAGAAGGACTGCTCCACCAACGTGGCGAGGTAGGTGTAGCCACCACGGAGGAAGATGTGGCGGGTGGGCTCGTACTGCAGCTCGGTCTCGAGGCCCTGAGCACGGAAGGCTAGGGTGTTCAACTCGGCTCCGTAGAGTTGGGCGGTGCTGGTATTGATGCCGAAGACATTGAGCAG from Granulicella sp. L56 includes these protein-coding regions:
- the argF gene encoding ornithine carbamoyltransferase; the encoded protein is MGSKTVVMNPKPAEGEEISPRKPTATLGIQSDTAFGEASKRLSGRDLCSIADLTVQEMAAIMELAHAVKANPEDFRHALDARQMVMFFEKASLRTRVTFEAAINTLGGNAIFVDQTQSPLGERESLSDMARNLERWMNIIVLRTYAHDTITEMAACSKVPVINALSDLEHPCQAIADFFTLEERFGSAQGLRFAYVGDGNNVCHSLMLTAAQLGAHCIVASPKGFAPKLEIIHKAIEISESTGGSITLMHDPIKAATGADAIYTDVCTSMGFEHEATKRAPIFKPYQVNEELMSHAQPDAVFMHCLPAHRNAEVTDAVLDGPQSVVFDQAENRMHAQKALLLMLLGGAKRTASSRNRSTQPRKRS
- the argG gene encoding argininosuccinate synthase; the encoded protein is MSVILESLPVGQKVGIAFSGGLDTSAALHWMKQKGALPYAYTANLGQPDEADYDEIPRKALEYGAEKARLIDCRGPLVREGIAALQSGAFHITTAGVTYFNTTPIGRAVTGTMLVTAMKENDVNIWGDGSTFKGNDIERFYRYGLLVNPDLKVYKPWLDAAFIDELGGRAEMSAFMQKSGFAYKMSSEKAYSTDSNILGGTHEAKDLEHLSTSMKIVAPIMGVAFWRDDVEIKREEITVRFEEGFPVALNGKDYTDPVALMLEANAIGGRHGLGMSDQIENRIIEAKSRGIYEAPGLALLFIAYERLITGIHNEDTIEQYRDNGRKLGRLLYQGRWFDPQAIMLREAAQRWVAKPVTGEVTLELRRGNDYSILNTDSPNLTFHPERLSMEKTESTFSPRDRIGQLTMRNLDITDTRAKLMTYAKSGLITLSKGSEMPQLNSSNDKE
- the argH gene encoding argininosuccinate lyase translates to MANTQQPAKMWSGRFREPLNKTFEEWQRSFPFDWRLLPQEVAASKAHARAIAAAGILTDAELATMLDGLDQVLAQTTLIPAVVASAPEAEDIHHFTELQLTKIIGNLALKLHTGRSRNEQIATDMRLFVRDAIDATLLGLRNWREALITLAEAADEHVMPSYTHLQRAEPVLVAHWLLTYVSQLERDSSRLVDARKRMNLCPLGSGAIAGATLALDRTIAAKALGFDAPTPNSMDATSDRDFALEFTQALSIFGLHASRFAEELTLFSTAEFGFLDLPEAFSTGSSAMPQKKNPDLTELVRGKSGRLFGAAATLSMLIKGLPLAYNKDLQEGQEPVFDAADTALGILQVLPAFTSSLKFRQDRMKAAATTGYLNAMAAATYLSNKGVPFRKAHEKIGNAVRLGLETGRELGELTLEELRQFGPEFSEDFYASITLEATLDCHDVVGGTARHQVKQALVEARKRLETEAGKV
- a CDS encoding GNAT family N-acetyltransferase — encoded protein: MSVFSSLSPVSESTASSRPRVGGATVRTAKLQDAVNIFDLVNSLSGDGTLLRRNYSEICENVRDFKVAESESGVFLGCGALHLYGPHLAEVRSIVVKPEAKGQGAGGKLLRALLEEAESQGVSGVSLFTRIPDFFFHFGFRVVDRTALPDKIYKDCQNCPRLYACDEVAMVRGSLPKIAVLGPSKFDQPELVKLQAGTITSNSGQ
- a CDS encoding DinB family protein, with amino-acid sequence MSLAESLFTEFETQAPITRMFLERLPENKLTWKPHERSMTAGQLALHLARVPEGVVRGVQQNPAQAPDFNTVPEPRDLQEILQAFEQSIVTVQSVLLQFDDDSMRETWRLMHGDQELIAMPRAQFLREIMLNHWYQHRGQFSVYLRMLNVAVPASWGPSADETDPAQGFRWVQRLEPVAG